The following proteins come from a genomic window of Rattus norvegicus strain BN/NHsdMcwi chromosome 8, GRCr8, whole genome shotgun sequence:
- the Ilf3 gene encoding interleukin enhancer-binding factor 3 isoform X10 produces the protein MALYHHHFITRRRRFSHFQRPMRIFVNDDRHVMAKHSSVYPTQEELEAVQNMVSHTERALKAVSDWIDEQEKGNSELSEAENMDTPPDDESKEGAGEQKAEHMTRTLRGVMRVGLVAKGLLLKGDLDLELVLLCKEKPTTALLDKVADNLAIQLTTVTEDKYEILQSVDDAAIVIKNTKEPPLSLTIHLTSPVVREEMEKVLAGETLSVNDPPDVLDRQKCLAALASLRHAKWFQARANGLKSCVIVIRVLRDLCTRVPTWGPLRGWPLELLCEKSIGTANRPMGAGEALRRVLECLASGIVMPDGSGIYDPCEKEATDAIGHLDRQQREDITQSAQHALRLAAFGQLHKVLGMDPLPSKMPKKPKNENPVDYTVQIPPSTTYAITPMKRPMEEDGEEKSPSKKKKKIQKKEEKAEPPQAMNALMRLNQLKPGLQYKLISQTGPVHAPIFTMSVEVDGSTFEASGPSKKTAKLHVAVKVLQDMGLPTGAEGRDSSKGEDSAEESDGKPAVVAPPPVVEAVSNPSSVFPSDATTEQGPILTKHGKNPVMELNEKRRGLKYELISETGGSHDKRFVMEVEVDGQKFQGAGSNKKVAKAYAALAALEKLFPDAPLALEANKKKRAPVPVRGGPKFAAKPHNPGFGMGGPMHNEAPPPPNIRGRGRGGNIRGRGRGRGFGGTNHGGGYMNAGAGYGSYGYSSNSATAGYSDFFTDCYGYHDFGAS, from the exons ATG GCATTGTATCATCATCACTTCATCACAAGAAGAAGAAGG TTTTCACATTTCCAGCGTCCCATGAGAATTTTTGTGAATGATGATCGCCATGTGATGGCAAAGCATTCTTCAGTATACCCAACACAAGAGGAGCTGGAGGCTGTACAGAACATGGTGTCCCACACTGAGCGGGCCCTcaaggctgtctctgactggattgATGAGCAGGAGAAAGGCAACAGCGAGCTCTCTGAAGCAGAAAATATGGACACACCCCCAGATGATGAGAGCAAAGAAGGGGCTGG GGAACAGAAGGCGGAACACATGACTAGGACCCTGAGGGGCGTGATGCGGGTCGGCCTGGTAGCCAAGGGTCTTCTGCTCAAGGGGGACTTGGATCTGGAGCTGGTTCTGCTCTGTAAGGAGAAGCCCACAACTGCCCTTCTGGACAAGGTGGCTGACAACCTGGCCATCCAGCTTACT aCTGTAACAGAAGACAAGTATGAAATACTCCAATCTGTGGATGATGCTGCGATTGtgataaaaaacacaaaagagcCCCCCTTGTCCTTGACCATCCATCTGACCTCCCCTGTTgtcagagaagaaatggagaaagtATTAGCTGGAG AAACGCTATCAGTCAACGACCCCCCGGACGTTCTGGACAGGCAGAAATGCCTTGCTGCCTTGGCGTCCCTCCGACACGCCAAGTGGTTCCAG GCTAGAGCCAATGGGCTGAAGTCATGTGTCATTGTCATCCGTGTCCTAAGGGACTTGTGTACCCGAGTGCCCACCTGGGGTCCTCTCAGAGGATGG CCTCTGGAGCTGCTGTGTGAGAAGTCCATCGGCACTGCCAATAGGCCAATGGGTGCTGGTGAAGCCCTGCGGAGAGTACTGGAGTGCCTGGCTTCCGGCATCGTAATGCCAG ATGGTTCTGGCATTTATGACCCTTGTGAAAAAGAAGCCACTGATGCTATTGGGCATCTAGACAGACAGCAACGGGAAGATATCACACAGAGTGCGCAG CATGCTCTGCGGCTTGCTGCCTTTGGCCAGCTCCATAAAGTACTGGGAATGGACCCACTGCCTTCCAAAATGCCCAAGAAACCAAAGAACGAGAACCCGGTGGACTATACTG TTCAAATCCCCCCCAGCACCACCTACGCCATCACACCCATGAAACGCCCTATggaagaagatggggaggagaagtctcccagcaaaaagaaaaagaagatccaGAAGAAAG AGGAGAAGGCTGAGCCTCCCCAAGCTATGAATGCCCTGATGAGGTTAAACCAGCTGAAGCCAGGGCTACAGTACAAGCTGATCTCCCAGACGGGTCCTGTTCACGCTCCCATCTTCACCATGTCTGTGGAGGTAGACGGCAGTACCTTTGAGGCCTCAGGGCCATCTAAAAAGACCGCCAAGCTACATGTGGCTGTGAAG GTGTTACAGGACATGGGATTGCCAACAGGCGCTGAAGGCAGAGACTCCAGCAAGGGGGAGGACTCTGCTGAGGAGTCAGATGGGAAGCCAGCAGTAGTGGCCCCACCCCCTGTGGTGGAAGCAGTCTCCAACCCCAGTTCTGTCTTCCCTTCAGATGCCACTACTGAG CAGGGGCCGATTTTGACTAAGCACGGCAAGAATCCTGTAATGGAGCTTAATGAGAAGAGACGTGGCCTCAAATATGAGCTCATTTCTGAGACAGGGGGCAGCCACGACAAACGGTTTGTTATGGAG GTTGAGGTGGACGGACAGAAGTTTCAAGGTGCTGGCTCAAACAAAAAGGTAGCAAAGGCTTATGCTGCACTTGCCGCATTAGAGAAGCTTTTCCCTGACGCCCCTCTTGCTCTTGAAGCCAACAAGAAGAAAAGAGCCCCTGTGCCTGTCCGAGGCGGACCCAAATTTGCTGCCAAG CCACATAACCCTGGCTTTGGCATGGGAGGCCCCATGCATAATGAAGCGCCCCCACCTCCCAACATCCGAGGTCGGGGCCGAGGAGGTAACATCCGAGGGCGAGGACGGGGGCGAGGATTTGGTGGCACCAACCACGGAGGAGGCTACATGAATGCTG GCGCTGGATATGGAAGCTATGGGTACAGCAGCAATTCGGCCACAGCAGGCTACA GTGACTTTTTCACAGACTGCTACGGCTATCATGATTTTGGGGCTTCCTAG
- the Ilf3 gene encoding interleukin enhancer-binding factor 3 isoform X7, whose product MRPMRIFVNDDRHVMAKHSSVYPTQEELEAVQNMVSHTERALKAVSDWIDEQEKGNSELSEAENMDTPPDDESKEGAGEQKAEHMTRTLRGVMRVGLVAKGLLLKGDLDLELVLLCKEKPTTALLDKVADNLAIQLTTVTEDKYEILQSVDDAAIVIKNTKEPPLSLTIHLTSPVVREEMEKVLAGETLSVNDPPDVLDRQKCLAALASLRHAKWFQARANGLKSCVIVIRVLRDLCTRVPTWGPLRGWPLELLCEKSIGTANRPMGAGEALRRVLECLASGIVMPDGSGIYDPCEKEATDAIGHLDRQQREDITQSAQHALRLAAFGQLHKVLGMDPLPSKMPKKPKNENPVDYTVQIPPSTTYAITPMKRPMEEDGEEKSPSKKKKKIQKKEEKAEPPQAMNALMRLNQLKPGLQYKLISQTGPVHAPIFTMSVEVDGSTFEASGPSKKTAKLHVAVKVLQDMGLPTGAEGRDSSKGEDSAEESDGKPAVVAPPPVVEAVSNPSSVFPSDATTEGPILTKHGKNPVMELNEKRRGLKYELISETGGSHDKRFVMEVEVDGQKFQGAGSNKKVAKAYAALAALEKLFPDAPLALEANKKKRAPVPVRGGPKFAAKPHNPGFGMGGPMHNEAPPPPNIRGRGRGGNIRGRGRGRGFGGTNHGGGYMNAGAGYGSYGYSSNSATAGYSQFYSNGGHSGNAGGGGSGGGGGSSSYSSYYQGDSYNSPVPPKHAGKKPLHGGQQKPSYSSGYQSHQGQQQPYNQSQYSSYGTPQGKQKGYGHGQGSYSSYSNSYNSPGGGGGSDYSYDSKFNYSGSGGRSGGNSYGSSGSSYNTGSHGGYGAGSGGSSSYQGKQGGYSSQSNYSSPGSSQSYSGPASSYQSSQGGYSRNTEHSMNYQYR is encoded by the exons ATG CGTCCCATGAGAATTTTTGTGAATGATGATCGCCATGTGATGGCAAAGCATTCTTCAGTATACCCAACACAAGAGGAGCTGGAGGCTGTACAGAACATGGTGTCCCACACTGAGCGGGCCCTcaaggctgtctctgactggattgATGAGCAGGAGAAAGGCAACAGCGAGCTCTCTGAAGCAGAAAATATGGACACACCCCCAGATGATGAGAGCAAAGAAGGGGCTGG GGAACAGAAGGCGGAACACATGACTAGGACCCTGAGGGGCGTGATGCGGGTCGGCCTGGTAGCCAAGGGTCTTCTGCTCAAGGGGGACTTGGATCTGGAGCTGGTTCTGCTCTGTAAGGAGAAGCCCACAACTGCCCTTCTGGACAAGGTGGCTGACAACCTGGCCATCCAGCTTACT aCTGTAACAGAAGACAAGTATGAAATACTCCAATCTGTGGATGATGCTGCGATTGtgataaaaaacacaaaagagcCCCCCTTGTCCTTGACCATCCATCTGACCTCCCCTGTTgtcagagaagaaatggagaaagtATTAGCTGGAG AAACGCTATCAGTCAACGACCCCCCGGACGTTCTGGACAGGCAGAAATGCCTTGCTGCCTTGGCGTCCCTCCGACACGCCAAGTGGTTCCAG GCTAGAGCCAATGGGCTGAAGTCATGTGTCATTGTCATCCGTGTCCTAAGGGACTTGTGTACCCGAGTGCCCACCTGGGGTCCTCTCAGAGGATGG CCTCTGGAGCTGCTGTGTGAGAAGTCCATCGGCACTGCCAATAGGCCAATGGGTGCTGGTGAAGCCCTGCGGAGAGTACTGGAGTGCCTGGCTTCCGGCATCGTAATGCCAG ATGGTTCTGGCATTTATGACCCTTGTGAAAAAGAAGCCACTGATGCTATTGGGCATCTAGACAGACAGCAACGGGAAGATATCACACAGAGTGCGCAG CATGCTCTGCGGCTTGCTGCCTTTGGCCAGCTCCATAAAGTACTGGGAATGGACCCACTGCCTTCCAAAATGCCCAAGAAACCAAAGAACGAGAACCCGGTGGACTATACTG TTCAAATCCCCCCCAGCACCACCTACGCCATCACACCCATGAAACGCCCTATggaagaagatggggaggagaagtctcccagcaaaaagaaaaagaagatccaGAAGAAAG AGGAGAAGGCTGAGCCTCCCCAAGCTATGAATGCCCTGATGAGGTTAAACCAGCTGAAGCCAGGGCTACAGTACAAGCTGATCTCCCAGACGGGTCCTGTTCACGCTCCCATCTTCACCATGTCTGTGGAGGTAGACGGCAGTACCTTTGAGGCCTCAGGGCCATCTAAAAAGACCGCCAAGCTACATGTGGCTGTGAAG GTGTTACAGGACATGGGATTGCCAACAGGCGCTGAAGGCAGAGACTCCAGCAAGGGGGAGGACTCTGCTGAGGAGTCAGATGGGAAGCCAGCAGTAGTGGCCCCACCCCCTGTGGTGGAAGCAGTCTCCAACCCCAGTTCTGTCTTCCCTTCAGATGCCACTACTGAG GGGCCGATTTTGACTAAGCACGGCAAGAATCCTGTAATGGAGCTTAATGAGAAGAGACGTGGCCTCAAATATGAGCTCATTTCTGAGACAGGGGGCAGCCACGACAAACGGTTTGTTATGGAG GTTGAGGTGGACGGACAGAAGTTTCAAGGTGCTGGCTCAAACAAAAAGGTAGCAAAGGCTTATGCTGCACTTGCCGCATTAGAGAAGCTTTTCCCTGACGCCCCTCTTGCTCTTGAAGCCAACAAGAAGAAAAGAGCCCCTGTGCCTGTCCGAGGCGGACCCAAATTTGCTGCCAAG CCACATAACCCTGGCTTTGGCATGGGAGGCCCCATGCATAATGAAGCGCCCCCACCTCCCAACATCCGAGGTCGGGGCCGAGGAGGTAACATCCGAGGGCGAGGACGGGGGCGAGGATTTGGTGGCACCAACCACGGAGGAGGCTACATGAATGCTG GCGCTGGATATGGAAGCTATGGGTACAGCAGCAATTCGGCCACAGCAGGCTACA GTCAGTTCTACAGCAATGGAGGGCATTCTGGGAATGCCGGTGGTGGAGGCAGCGGGGGAGGTGGTGGCTCGTCCAGCTACAGCTCCTACTACCAAGGAGACAGCTACAACTCACCAGTGCCCCCGAAACATGCTGGGAAGAAGCCGCTGCATGGGGGCCAGCAGAAACCCTCCTACAGCTCGGGCTACCAGTCCCACCAGGGCCAGCAGCAACCTTACAACCAGAGCCAGTACAGCAGCTACGGCACGCCACAGGGCAAGCAGAAAGGCTATGGCCATGGGCAGGGCAGCTACTCCTCCTACTCCAACTCTTACAACTCccctggtggtggtgggggctcTGACTACAGCTACGAcagcaaattca ACTACAGTGGTAGTGGAGGCCGGAGTGGAGGGAACAGCTATGGCTCCAGCGGGTCATCCTACAACACAGGCTCACATGGGGGTTATGGCGCAGGTTCTGGAGGCAGCTCTTCATACCAAGGCAAACAAG GAGGCTACTCATCACAGTCAAACTACAGCTCCCCTGGGTCCAGCCAGAGCTACAGCGGCCCCGCCAGCTCCTACCAGTCCTCACAGGGTGGCTACAGTCGGAACACAGAACACAGCATGAACTACCAGTACAGATAA
- the Ilf3 gene encoding interleukin enhancer-binding factor 3 isoform X11 → MEKVLAGETLSVNDPPDVLDRQKCLAALASLRHAKWFQARANGLKSCVIVIRVLRDLCTRVPTWGPLRGWPLELLCEKSIGTANRPMGAGEALRRVLECLASGIVMPDGSGIYDPCEKEATDAIGHLDRQQREDITQSAQHALRLAAFGQLHKVLGMDPLPSKMPKKPKNENPVDYTVQIPPSTTYAITPMKRPMEEDGEEKSPSKKKKKIQKKEEKAEPPQAMNALMRLNQLKPGLQYKLISQTGPVHAPIFTMSVEVDGSTFEASGPSKKTAKLHVAVKVLQDMGLPTGAEGRDSSKGEDSAEESDGKPAVVAPPPVVEAVSNPSSVFPSDATTEQGPILTKHGKNPVMELNEKRRGLKYELISETGGSHDKRFVMEVEVDGQKFQGAGSNKKVAKAYAALAALEKLFPDAPLALEANKKKRAPVPVRGGPKFAAKPHNPGFGMGGPMHNEAPPPPNIRGRGRGGNIRGRGRGRGFGGTNHGGGYMNAGAGYGSYGYSSNSATAGYSQFYSNGGHSGNAGGGGSGGGGGSSSYSSYYQGDSYNSPVPPKHAGKKPLHGGQQKPSYSSGYQSHQGQQQPYNQSQYSSYGTPQGKQKGYGHGQGSYSSYSNSYNSPGGGGGSDYSYDSKFNYSGSGGRSGGNSYGSSGSSYNTGSHGGYGAGSGGSSSYQGKQGGYSSQSNYSSPGSSQSYSGPASSYQSSQGGYSRNTEHSMNYQYR, encoded by the exons atggagaaagtATTAGCTGGAG AAACGCTATCAGTCAACGACCCCCCGGACGTTCTGGACAGGCAGAAATGCCTTGCTGCCTTGGCGTCCCTCCGACACGCCAAGTGGTTCCAG GCTAGAGCCAATGGGCTGAAGTCATGTGTCATTGTCATCCGTGTCCTAAGGGACTTGTGTACCCGAGTGCCCACCTGGGGTCCTCTCAGAGGATGG CCTCTGGAGCTGCTGTGTGAGAAGTCCATCGGCACTGCCAATAGGCCAATGGGTGCTGGTGAAGCCCTGCGGAGAGTACTGGAGTGCCTGGCTTCCGGCATCGTAATGCCAG ATGGTTCTGGCATTTATGACCCTTGTGAAAAAGAAGCCACTGATGCTATTGGGCATCTAGACAGACAGCAACGGGAAGATATCACACAGAGTGCGCAG CATGCTCTGCGGCTTGCTGCCTTTGGCCAGCTCCATAAAGTACTGGGAATGGACCCACTGCCTTCCAAAATGCCCAAGAAACCAAAGAACGAGAACCCGGTGGACTATACTG TTCAAATCCCCCCCAGCACCACCTACGCCATCACACCCATGAAACGCCCTATggaagaagatggggaggagaagtctcccagcaaaaagaaaaagaagatccaGAAGAAAG AGGAGAAGGCTGAGCCTCCCCAAGCTATGAATGCCCTGATGAGGTTAAACCAGCTGAAGCCAGGGCTACAGTACAAGCTGATCTCCCAGACGGGTCCTGTTCACGCTCCCATCTTCACCATGTCTGTGGAGGTAGACGGCAGTACCTTTGAGGCCTCAGGGCCATCTAAAAAGACCGCCAAGCTACATGTGGCTGTGAAG GTGTTACAGGACATGGGATTGCCAACAGGCGCTGAAGGCAGAGACTCCAGCAAGGGGGAGGACTCTGCTGAGGAGTCAGATGGGAAGCCAGCAGTAGTGGCCCCACCCCCTGTGGTGGAAGCAGTCTCCAACCCCAGTTCTGTCTTCCCTTCAGATGCCACTACTGAG CAGGGGCCGATTTTGACTAAGCACGGCAAGAATCCTGTAATGGAGCTTAATGAGAAGAGACGTGGCCTCAAATATGAGCTCATTTCTGAGACAGGGGGCAGCCACGACAAACGGTTTGTTATGGAG GTTGAGGTGGACGGACAGAAGTTTCAAGGTGCTGGCTCAAACAAAAAGGTAGCAAAGGCTTATGCTGCACTTGCCGCATTAGAGAAGCTTTTCCCTGACGCCCCTCTTGCTCTTGAAGCCAACAAGAAGAAAAGAGCCCCTGTGCCTGTCCGAGGCGGACCCAAATTTGCTGCCAAG CCACATAACCCTGGCTTTGGCATGGGAGGCCCCATGCATAATGAAGCGCCCCCACCTCCCAACATCCGAGGTCGGGGCCGAGGAGGTAACATCCGAGGGCGAGGACGGGGGCGAGGATTTGGTGGCACCAACCACGGAGGAGGCTACATGAATGCTG GCGCTGGATATGGAAGCTATGGGTACAGCAGCAATTCGGCCACAGCAGGCTACA GTCAGTTCTACAGCAATGGAGGGCATTCTGGGAATGCCGGTGGTGGAGGCAGCGGGGGAGGTGGTGGCTCGTCCAGCTACAGCTCCTACTACCAAGGAGACAGCTACAACTCACCAGTGCCCCCGAAACATGCTGGGAAGAAGCCGCTGCATGGGGGCCAGCAGAAACCCTCCTACAGCTCGGGCTACCAGTCCCACCAGGGCCAGCAGCAACCTTACAACCAGAGCCAGTACAGCAGCTACGGCACGCCACAGGGCAAGCAGAAAGGCTATGGCCATGGGCAGGGCAGCTACTCCTCCTACTCCAACTCTTACAACTCccctggtggtggtgggggctcTGACTACAGCTACGAcagcaaattca ACTACAGTGGTAGTGGAGGCCGGAGTGGAGGGAACAGCTATGGCTCCAGCGGGTCATCCTACAACACAGGCTCACATGGGGGTTATGGCGCAGGTTCTGGAGGCAGCTCTTCATACCAAGGCAAACAAG GAGGCTACTCATCACAGTCAAACTACAGCTCCCCTGGGTCCAGCCAGAGCTACAGCGGCCCCGCCAGCTCCTACCAGTCCTCACAGGGTGGCTACAGTCGGAACACAGAACACAGCATGAACTACCAGTACAGATAA
- the Ilf3 gene encoding interleukin enhancer-binding factor 3 isoform X16 yields the protein MDPLPSKMPKKPKNENPVDYTVQIPPSTTYAITPMKRPMEEDGEEKSPSKKKKKIQKKEEKAEPPQAMNALMRLNQLKPGLQYKLISQTGPVHAPIFTMSVEVDGSTFEASGPSKKTAKLHVAVKVLQDMGLPTGAEGRDSSKGEDSAEESDGKPAVVAPPPVVEAVSNPSSVFPSDATTEQGPILTKHGKNPVMELNEKRRGLKYELISETGGSHDKRFVMEVEVDGQKFQGAGSNKKVAKAYAALAALEKLFPDAPLALEANKKKRAPVPVRGGPKFAAKPHNPGFGMGGPMHNEAPPPPNIRGRGRGGNIRGRGRGRGFGGTNHGGGYMNAGAGYGSYGYSSNSATAGYSQFYSNGGHSGNAGGGGSGGGGGSSSYSSYYQGDSYNSPVPPKHAGKKPLHGGQQKPSYSSGYQSHQGQQQPYNQSQYSSYGTPQGKQKGYGHGQGSYSSYSNSYNSPGGGGGSDYSYDSKFNYSGSGGRSGGNSYGSSGSSYNTGSHGGYGAGSGGSSSYQGKQGGYSSQSNYSSPGSSQSYSGPASSYQSSQGGYSRNTEHSMNYQYR from the exons ATGGACCCACTGCCTTCCAAAATGCCCAAGAAACCAAAGAACGAGAACCCGGTGGACTATACTG TTCAAATCCCCCCCAGCACCACCTACGCCATCACACCCATGAAACGCCCTATggaagaagatggggaggagaagtctcccagcaaaaagaaaaagaagatccaGAAGAAAG AGGAGAAGGCTGAGCCTCCCCAAGCTATGAATGCCCTGATGAGGTTAAACCAGCTGAAGCCAGGGCTACAGTACAAGCTGATCTCCCAGACGGGTCCTGTTCACGCTCCCATCTTCACCATGTCTGTGGAGGTAGACGGCAGTACCTTTGAGGCCTCAGGGCCATCTAAAAAGACCGCCAAGCTACATGTGGCTGTGAAG GTGTTACAGGACATGGGATTGCCAACAGGCGCTGAAGGCAGAGACTCCAGCAAGGGGGAGGACTCTGCTGAGGAGTCAGATGGGAAGCCAGCAGTAGTGGCCCCACCCCCTGTGGTGGAAGCAGTCTCCAACCCCAGTTCTGTCTTCCCTTCAGATGCCACTACTGAG CAGGGGCCGATTTTGACTAAGCACGGCAAGAATCCTGTAATGGAGCTTAATGAGAAGAGACGTGGCCTCAAATATGAGCTCATTTCTGAGACAGGGGGCAGCCACGACAAACGGTTTGTTATGGAG GTTGAGGTGGACGGACAGAAGTTTCAAGGTGCTGGCTCAAACAAAAAGGTAGCAAAGGCTTATGCTGCACTTGCCGCATTAGAGAAGCTTTTCCCTGACGCCCCTCTTGCTCTTGAAGCCAACAAGAAGAAAAGAGCCCCTGTGCCTGTCCGAGGCGGACCCAAATTTGCTGCCAAG CCACATAACCCTGGCTTTGGCATGGGAGGCCCCATGCATAATGAAGCGCCCCCACCTCCCAACATCCGAGGTCGGGGCCGAGGAGGTAACATCCGAGGGCGAGGACGGGGGCGAGGATTTGGTGGCACCAACCACGGAGGAGGCTACATGAATGCTG GCGCTGGATATGGAAGCTATGGGTACAGCAGCAATTCGGCCACAGCAGGCTACA GTCAGTTCTACAGCAATGGAGGGCATTCTGGGAATGCCGGTGGTGGAGGCAGCGGGGGAGGTGGTGGCTCGTCCAGCTACAGCTCCTACTACCAAGGAGACAGCTACAACTCACCAGTGCCCCCGAAACATGCTGGGAAGAAGCCGCTGCATGGGGGCCAGCAGAAACCCTCCTACAGCTCGGGCTACCAGTCCCACCAGGGCCAGCAGCAACCTTACAACCAGAGCCAGTACAGCAGCTACGGCACGCCACAGGGCAAGCAGAAAGGCTATGGCCATGGGCAGGGCAGCTACTCCTCCTACTCCAACTCTTACAACTCccctggtggtggtgggggctcTGACTACAGCTACGAcagcaaattca ACTACAGTGGTAGTGGAGGCCGGAGTGGAGGGAACAGCTATGGCTCCAGCGGGTCATCCTACAACACAGGCTCACATGGGGGTTATGGCGCAGGTTCTGGAGGCAGCTCTTCATACCAAGGCAAACAAG GAGGCTACTCATCACAGTCAAACTACAGCTCCCCTGGGTCCAGCCAGAGCTACAGCGGCCCCGCCAGCTCCTACCAGTCCTCACAGGGTGGCTACAGTCGGAACACAGAACACAGCATGAACTACCAGTACAGATAA